Below is a genomic region from Telmatobacter sp. DSM 110680.
CCTCCCGATCCGAATATCCTACCCTCGGAACTCAAGTTCGATATCCATGCCTACATCTGCGGCCTCAATAACATGGTGGCCGGCGTCCGCGAAAAGCTGGCATCCTACGGCTGGCACCGCAAGCAAATCATCTTCGAACGCTACGATTGATCCCGGGCCTCTATCAGAATATTCAAAAGATAATCAACAGAATGTGTCATCCTGAGCGACCGTAGGGAGTCGAAGGACCTGCAGTTGCTCCTTTCCAGGTGACGAAAATGCCAGACACTCTCCTCTCGGCAAGCTCTTCATCCGCAAATCGACGAAGCCTAGTCATCACCTTCTCACTCTCCGCCCTTCTCGCCCTCTATCTGTTCACGCGCATCCTCCAGATCCTTCCCTTCAGCACCCCGTCCACTTTCATCGTCGCTCTTGAAATTTTCTCCGCTCTCCTCTTCGCCCTAATCCACGGCGCACAGCACTACCGCCTCCACGGCATACTCGTCTTCGCCGTAATCTGCCTTGTCATCGGAAACATCGTCGAAAACATCGGCGTACTCACCGGCTTCCCTTACGGCCACTACGAATTCCTCCCTCTCATGGGTCCACAGTTCCTTCGCGTACCCATCCTTCTGGGTATCGCCTACATCGGTATGGCTTACGTCTCATGGACGCTAGCCCGCCTCATCCTCGGCGCTACCACGACTAAGCCCGCAGGCGCCCAACTTATCCCCCTGTCGTTACTCGCCGCCGTCATCATGACTGCCTGGGACTTGGCTCAGGACCCCGTATGGAGCACCCTCCTCCACGCATGGTGCTGGCGCGATGGCGGACTCTGGTTCGGCGTCCCTGTCACCAACTACGCCGGCTGGCTCCTCACGGTCTTCCTGATCTACGTCGCCTTCGCGCTCTACCTGAAACATTCTGCCGTCGGATCCCTATCTCCCTCGCAACCGCATTGGCGCGCCACCGTCCTCCTCTACGCACTCTGCGCGGTCGGAAATATCCTCCAGCTACTTCGACCGCAACCTTTCAAGGTTGTCGCCGACCCCTCGGGCGCACTATGGCAAACCGCAGCCATCCTCCACGCCTCGGCGCTCGTATCAATGTTTTTCATGGGATCACTCGCGATCGCGGCATCGCTGCGTATTCCGAAAGTGGACTCGAACAACTCTTAGAAGTTTTCAGCTGCATGCATCTAAAAAGTTGCTAAGCACGAAGAAAACCCACCGCACCGAAGGAGCCTTTATGGCCGAATCAAAGACTTATTCTATTCAGGATGCTTTACAGGCGCAGTCCGCGCTTCGGGCGGCGGCGGGTCTTGAACCCGAGCGATTCCCCGTTGAAGCTTTTGTTGGCATGATCAGCGATGAGATCGAGGCCCTTCGCACACAGGGTCAGAGTAACGAGCAGATTGCTTCACTTATTCGACAAAGCAGCGCCATCGACGTGACTTCTGGAGAAATCGAAGCCAACTACGCTCCGCCCGAGCAACGCCATCAAAACGGCCACTGAGTTCACTTCATAAATTGAACAGTTCCCGCAGCCGCCTCGTCTGCGCCCGGCTCACGGGAATCTCCGTCTGCTTCTTGTCATTCATGCGCAGCTGGTACGTCGACTTGAACCAGGGAACTACTTCGCGAATCTGGTTGATGTTCACCACGAAGCTGCGATGCGCCCGCCAGAACACCATCGGATCCAGCTGATCAAGCAGTTCCTCAATCGTTCGGCACTTCGATTGTCCTTCGAACTGCTGCGTCACCACCCGGATCACGCCTTCTTCGATCTCTGCAAAGCAGATCTCCGTCTGGTCCACCAGCAGCAGCCGGCTCCCCGCCTGCACAATAAGCTTTGTCGGCTGTGTGCCGCGCCCCGCGCCCTGCGGACTCTTCAACAGGTTGAGCAACGCGTCCAGTTGCGATTCAATCGGCGAATCTCCGGTTGATCCCGACGCCCCAACGGTGGTCATCCGCCCGCGCGCGCGTTCCAGTGCCTTATCTACGCGGACCCGATCAAATGGCTTCAGCAGGTAATCCACCGCATTCACATCAAATGCCCGCACCGCGTACTGGTCATACGCCGTTGCAAACACAAACTGCGGCAAGTGCCATCCGTTACCGTCTTTCTGTTTGCGATGTCGGTCCATCACCCGCTGAATCACCGCAAACCCATCCAGCCCCGGCATCTGCACATCGAGAAACACCAAATCCGGGTGATGTTCTTCAATCAACTCCACCGCCTCGATGCCATTTGCTCCCTGCGCCACAACTTCAACATCCTTCGCCGACTCCAGCAGGTACGCAAGCTCGTCGCGAGCCAGTTGTTCATCGTCAATGATGAGTGCAGAAATCGTCATACACAAACGCAGACGTGCCACCGAGGCACAAACCTCAGTTTACCTCCCCAAGGTTATAAGTCCCCTGCTTCTTCCGGTCTCGAGCCCTGTTTTGTGAGGCGCCTTCAATTTGCCCTTGCGCTAGCAGCAAGTCGCGACGGTCGATCCTCCATTCTTTCTGGCTCGTGCTAGTCGGATCGTCAGAAGTTTTATGATCGGCGCCCAACCAACGTTATGCGTGCTTGAAGGTCTGCTTGAGACAACAAACTCGTTTTTCATATCAAGTTTTGGGATTCCTTTTACGCCTCTTTCATCGGGGAATAACATTCCACATTTCCCATATCAGCAGATTGTCGAGTCGAGATTCACGAAATTTCGGCCCATCCCCAACGACAGTCTGCCCGCCTCAAAATGAAAGGAATTCCAATGTTGCGTTCCCCGTTCCTGAGAATTCTCTGCCTGCTTATAGCTTCTTCTGGAGGTTTAATTCTTCACGCGCAAGTCAATACGGCCAGTCTGTCCGGACTGGCAACAGATCGGACCGGCGCTGCGCTTCCGCATGTCACAGTAACGGCCAAGGACGACGCGAACGGCTATACACGCACGGTGCAAACCGATTCCGCGGGAGCCTATTCGTTTCAAGATCTACCCATTGGCCAGTACAAGGTCACGGTGAGCGCACCCGGATTTGACTCACTCGTCGAAGATGTCACGCTCTCAGTGGGACAGAGGTCGCGCGAAGACTTCCATCTCCAGGTAGGCGCTACTCAGCAATCAGTTGAAGTGGCAGCAGGTGCAAGTCTGCTTTCGCCTGACGATGCATCCATCAGCACTGTTGTGGACTCGACAACCATTAAGGAAACACCTCTGTCCCTTCGCAACTGGGATGATCTGCTTCGTACCGTTCCCGGAGTTCAGATCAGCCGCTTCACACAGCAGAGTGGCGCCACCTCCGCCGGCCGTGTGGGCGACTTCAACGTTAACGGAATCCATTCGCTGCAAAATAACTTCATTCTCGACGGCATCGATAACAATACTTTTTCAGAGAACGTTCAAGAACTCAGTACTGAGTCCGCTCA
It encodes:
- a CDS encoding carotenoid biosynthesis protein; its protein translation is MPDTLLSASSSSANRRSLVITFSLSALLALYLFTRILQILPFSTPSTFIVALEIFSALLFALIHGAQHYRLHGILVFAVICLVIGNIVENIGVLTGFPYGHYEFLPLMGPQFLRVPILLGIAYIGMAYVSWTLARLILGATTTKPAGAQLIPLSLLAAVIMTAWDLAQDPVWSTLLHAWCWRDGGLWFGVPVTNYAGWLLTVFLIYVAFALYLKHSAVGSLSPSQPHWRATVLLYALCAVGNILQLLRPQPFKVVADPSGALWQTAAILHASALVSMFFMGSLAIAASLRIPKVDSNNS
- a CDS encoding LytTR family DNA-binding domain-containing protein, which codes for MTISALIIDDEQLARDELAYLLESAKDVEVVAQGANGIEAVELIEEHHPDLVFLDVQMPGLDGFAVIQRVMDRHRKQKDGNGWHLPQFVFATAYDQYAVRAFDVNAVDYLLKPFDRVRVDKALERARGRMTTVGASGSTGDSPIESQLDALLNLLKSPQGAGRGTQPTKLIVQAGSRLLLVDQTEICFAEIEEGVIRVVTQQFEGQSKCRTIEELLDQLDPMVFWRAHRSFVVNINQIREVVPWFKSTYQLRMNDKKQTEIPVSRAQTRRLRELFNL